The proteins below come from a single Drosophila suzukii chromosome X, CBGP_Dsuzu_IsoJpt1.0, whole genome shotgun sequence genomic window:
- the Hexo2 gene encoding chitooligosaccharidolytic beta-N-acetylglucosaminidase: MRFSGYNRYQCFCSAVASLLLCFAVGAALTRADDVDSDAGGGGASRKWLCSRTDICTSETEKVAGLQYAPEIFESQRDCRLSCGKYGAIWPMPTGRECTISHGRVRFDPWKVRFHVVAPGEAATQFLRETNRLFVSNLLKECTRNCTLESSKQILVRSTVANESLTLDWPTDESYALVVRTTDTATFVDIQAATVYGARHAFETLSNLVTGSQSNGLLMVTRANITDRPAFPHRGVLLDTARNFVPLKFIRSTLDAMAASKLNVLHWHVVDTHSFPLEITRVPEMQRYGAYSSSQTYSRQDAINLVKYARLRGIRVLIEIDGPSHAGNGWQWGPAAGLGNMSVCLNQSPWRRFCVQPPCGQLNPLNDHMYAVLKEILEDVAEVGAPEETLHMGGDEVFLPCWNNTEEIRDGMRARGYDLSEQSFLRLWSQFHQKNLNAWDEINERMYPGIKEPKSVIIWSSHLTNPRYIEAYLPKERFIIQTWVESQDALNRELLQRGYRLIVSTKNAWYLDHGFWGSTSYYNWRTVYSSGMPVGRSQDQVLGGEVCMWSEYVDQNSLESRIWPRAGAAAERLWSNPKSSALLAQRRFYRYRERLLARGIHADAVIPHWCVLHEGQCL; encoded by the exons ATGCGGTTCAGCGGCTACAACCGTTATCAGTGCTTCTGCTCGGCGGTTGCCTCGCTTCTGCTCTGCTTCGCGGTCGGCGCTGCGCTTACGCGGGCAGACGACGtcgacagcgacgccggcGGCGGCGGCGCCAGCAG GAAGTGGCTATGCAGCCGGACGGACATATGCACCTCGGAGACGGAGAAGGTGGCCGGTCTGCAGTACGCGCCGGAGATCTTCGAGAGCCAGCGGGACTGCCGGCTGTCCTGCGGCAAGTACGGGGCCATCTGGCCGATGCCCACGGGCAGGGAGTGCACCATCTCGCACGGCCGGGTGCGGTTCGATCCGTGGAAGGTGCGCTTCCATGTGGTGGCGCCCGGCGAGGCGGCCACACAGTTCCTACGGGAGACGAACCGGCTGTTCGTCTCGAATCTGCTGAAGGAGTGCACCCGCAACTGCACGCTGGAGAGCAGCAAGCAGATCCTGGTCAGGTCCACGGTGGCCAACGAGAGCCTCACCCTGGACTGGCCCACGGACGAGAGCTACGCCCTGGTGGTGCGCACCACGGACACGGCCACCTTTGTGGACATCCAGGCGGCCACGGTGTATGGAGCACGGCATGCCTTCGAGACGCTGAGCAACCTGGTCACCGGCAGCCAGTCCAATGGCCTGCTGATGGTGACCCGGGCCAATATTACCGACCGTCCGGCCTTTCCCCATCGCGGGGTGCTGCTGGACACGGCCAGGAACTTCGTGCCGCTCAAGTTCATCCGTAGTACCTTGGATGCCATGGCGGCCAGCAAGCTGAACGTACTCCACTGGCACGTGGTCGACACGCACAGTTTTCCGCTGGAGATCACCAGGGTGCCGGAAATGCAGCGCTATGGAGCGTACTCCTCGTCGCAGACGTACTCCCGCCAGGATGCCATCAACCTGGTCAAGTACGCCCGCCTGCGGGGCATTCGCGTACTGATCGAGATCGATGGGCCCTCCCATGCGGGCAATGGCTGGCAGTGGGGTCCGGCCGCCGGACTGGGCAACATGTCAGTGTGCCTCAATCAGTCGCCCTGGCGGAGATTCTGCGTGCAGCCGCCGTGCGGTCAGCTGAATCCCCTCAACGATCACATGTACGCCGTGCTAAAGGAGATCCTCGAGGATGTGGCCGAGGTGGGGGCGCCGGAGGAGACGCTGCACATGGGCGGCGACGAAGTGTTCCTGCCCTGCTGGAACAACACCGAGGAGATCCGCGACGGGATGCGGGCACGCGGTTACGATCTCAGTGAGCAGAGCTTCCTGCGCCTGTGGTCGCAGTTCCACCAAAAGAACCTCAATGCCTGGGACGAGATAAACGAGCGCATGTATCCGGGCATCAAGGAGCCCAAGTCGGTGATCATCTGGTCCAGCCACCTCACCAATCCCCGCTACATCGAGGCCTATTTGCCCAAGGAGCGGTTCATTATCCAGACGTGGGTCGAGTCGCAGGACGCCCTCAACCGGGAGCTCCTGCAGCGGGGCTACCGGCTGATTGTGTCCACAAAGAACGCCTGGTACCTGGACCACGGATTCTGGGGCAGCACCTCGTACTACAACTGGCGCACGGTCTACTCCAGTGGCATGCCCGTGGGACGCAGCCAAGATCAGGTTCTCGGCGGTGAGGTGTGCATGTGGAGCGAGTATGTGGATCAGAACTCACTGG AATCCCGGATCTGGCCGCGAGCCGGAGCAGCAGCCGAGCGCCTGTGGTCCAATCCCAAATCGTCTGCCCTGCTGGCCCAGCGTAGGTTCTACCGCTACCGGGAGCGACTCTTGGCCCGAGGAATCCACGCGGACGCGGTAATTCCACACTGGTGCGTTCTCCACGAGGGACAGTGCCTCTGA